The sequence below is a genomic window from Sparus aurata chromosome 6, fSpaAur1.1, whole genome shotgun sequence.
CCTGATGTAAACATCAATCAAAAAATTTGAATATACCAGAATTAGAGTTACCTTCTACATATAAATCAATACAAGTCTCCTCAGCTTGCCTTTGTTGGGCGCTGAACAACCCACAATATCAACCTTTTCattctttccccctctttttGCTCCATCTGAGATCTGTGCTGTTGGTCAGGGGAGCAgccacagaggagagacagaccaCTGGCCTGCAGCCCATTATTAGGAACGAGAAAGGAATGAATTGCAAAGCAAGCTTTCATTGCGAAATGCCCAAATATAGGCATTtcgtggagagagagagagatggagaaataaactggcctgctgctgctgctgctgttggtgctgttggtgctgttcttctgttctcctctgaacaCTCAGGATGATGGTGGGTTGACAGTAGACAGCTCCCACTGTTTCCCTGCAGCTTTAAACATGTAATGTAACAAAAGTCTAAATGGCATGTGAGTGAGTGTATAAATGGAGGCGAAACCTTTACATTACCTTCATTAGCTCAGCTGTCGGGTTTGCTTTAAGAAGTCCTTTAAGTGTAATTAGAGATATTATTCACGCTGCATGTTGATACATATCTTATATGGCTCTTTGGATATTGTGCATATATTCCTATTAACAGCTCGATCTGGAGTATACCATGAACAGTGCACACTTTCAATGGAAATGAATGACAGCTCGAcagatatttatacatatataccTTGATTTATCATAATGAAAAATATTGCAAAAGTCAGTTGTATTTAATTTAACATATGCTGTACAGATTCTCCTTAAAGATATCAGCCAGGCACAACGTAACACTTGGGACTTGTCATTGCAACATAACCATACTCTTTTATTGAAGACATACAGGCTCTGTAAGAAAGGCGTGTGTAATCAGATATGCATCTTTTGTTACACAGTACATATGTGAACATATGTGAGTGCCACTCTGATTTCGTTTAACATAATAAAGTCCTTTAGAAAATGACATTCACTTTTAGGATGGCATAAATCAACAGCGGGGTTGATATCAAGCCAGTAACAGTTTTCCAAATCCCCCTTAGATTAAGACATGTCGGTGTATTACATTACAAGTTATGTAAGGTATGCAGACAACCCAGGCTAGAATAATTCTGTACAAAATATAGCATCAGATACTTGAAGGGCAGCCATTTTAACTtcctgataaaataaaaatgcatgatGTAATTATTTTCATGCTCTAACTCTTTCGTCATGCGCCAGGATTCCACTGGACTGCTTTCTAATTCATTAAACCCTGCCTGAGATGTCTTGAGATTTGGCAATGAGACACACAATCAAAGACCACCttgaccttttgtttttttttctcacccagATTTTCTTAAGTCAGGCCGCCATGTTTGTTAATTCCCTGATATTTCCGCCATTTCATAATTCCCAGTTTGAACGGATTTACAAGTATAAGGTGGATTCCCACAGAcgtcacaaataaataaatggtcaAATTAATGTCCACTATATTACTGATAAACTTTCGTATATTAGAATTTTATAAAGAGTTATTTGAATCTCTTATTAAGCTCAACACACGCTCCCACCACGCTCACATTCAGATGCATACACAAGCCCACATGTTATATGATCGGCTTCATTTTATCTAGTGCAAATAACCAGCAAAGCGTCAATATGAACTGAAgacaaacaaccacaaaaaaactCATGGCGCTCTCTGCAGTCGGCTAATAGAGAGCCCTGCATCACTCATTCTCCACAGAGTACTTTTGGTCCAGTGTTTGAAGGGAGAACTCATAGTGAGGGCTAGTCGTCCAACCGGATTGGACATCTCACGTTTCGCTTTTCTCCATCCGTCCCACAGCACAGTTCTTCGACTGCATCCCGGGGGAATGTAGAGTTTACTGTATCTCCTTGAAAACCTGTGGTGAGATGTCTGTTCTCCTCCGCTCTTCTTTTTCACTTTAGATTCCAACAAGAAATGTTACTGCAACCACTTTGGCACCGGCACCTGGGGAAATCAAAAAGTAGGTATGTTAGAACGTACTGTGACCGAACTAACCTATGCATAAACGGATTGTACGTACCGAGTTATGGATCCCACTGCTATTCTTGCTAAGACCTGCACTATTCTGCTTGTGGTAAGATGCCTTTGTTGGTTCGGTAATTTAAGTTCATTGCCCTTGAGGAATCTTCTCTGTTTACTCCAATGgaccattttcttttaaagtaaTGGCGGCTCGTGGAGCCTATCAATAGTGCCCAGAAGTTAGCTGTTAATACTAGCATCCCAGTGctgtaaatcaatcaatcaatcaatcaatcaatcatttatTAGCGACAAACTGCTAATGGATTGAACTGACATAGTGGATGTAGACAACAACCTCCAAGCTAGCAACCTAAATGCTAAAAATGGCAAGTAATGCTAACCCTAACATGGTCGTTAACGGTAGAAACTTAAACAAGCAGCtcttactgttttttttctttttttttgcggggatttagacattttaatgcccAGGCTCGCCTCCCCACGTGCAAAACAAGTTCACCCCAACACTATTTTGCTTGCTGTATCCTGGGTGTAGCCCCACCTAAGAtgattgtgattttttaaagaaatagaAACAACCCAGGGCATTTTGTTTCGACTATACCAGAATTATAATTGGTGCAGTAAGACCTTTCTCCAGCGCTGTCGCAGTGCTGTGGATATAGGCTTGGCTAAGCAAGACTAGGGTAGTGTAAGAATACCATGGCatgccaatcagaggcagaattGACCAAAGACAACAAGTACTAGCCAATAAGAGGCAGAGTAGGACAGGTCTTTGCAAGAAAAGTAGTAGGATTCATAAAGACGATTACGTACCTTCTTGAGTTGTTTCTTATCGCTTCCTCTGATCGAGGCAAGCAGTTGGTCCCTTGAGTTCTTATTACCGCCTGGGCTTTTCCCATCCAGCTTCCTCTGCGAAACCGGAGTCAGAGAGTTCCGCAGGGAGTCTACATTCAGCATAGGAGGTGGTGGCGGTGGAGGTCCACCcccaggaggaggtggaggtggcggCGGAGTTGGACCTCCACCTCTTTTAGGAGTCAGCTTCGGTGATGGCATTGGCGAAGGTATTGGAGATGGTTTGGGTGAAGCTTTGGGCGAGCTTCTAAGAGATCCTCCACCACCCGTCTTGGGCACGTCCAGAGTCCCCTTCTTCTCCCCGTTGGCCTGCGCCTGCTTCTGCTCCAGCAGCCGCTTCTGCCTCTGTCGGTCCATGTTGCGACTCAGTATGTTTGTCGTGGTCATCCTGGGACCAGCTAGTTCAAAGTGGTATCCCAGTTTGAGCAGGGTGGTGTTTTCTTTCAAGATCTTGGTCATCTCCATCTCAGTCTTTCCACCACAGATGTGGCGCTGGTTCTGAAAGCGGAGCTCGGTCAGTGTGGAGTTGTGCTGCAGCGCCTGGATCAGAGACAAGATGCCCTTACCAGTGAGGTGGTTGGAGTCCAGGTTGATGCTGGTGATGGACGTGTTGCTGCGTAGCGTTCCTGCGATGGCATAAGCCACATGGTCGTCTGCGCGGCAGTTGGCCAAAGCAACCTTCTTAACGTTGGTGTTCTTGTGCAAAGCTTCTGCAAACTCGATGAGCGTTTTCGTCTTGATGACCTCCGAGTTGTTGACGTTGAGCTCAGTGAGGGAGGGGTCGTTGCTTCGTACCTGCTCCATCAGCTCGTCAAACATGCTGGAgtcttcgtcctcctcctcttcctctttggcCTTGCTGTTCGGGGTGGTTTTGGCCACGCAGTTGCTGAGTTTCTCAGTATTCTCAGCTTTTTTAACTTTCCCTAAGCTCTCTTTCTCCACAACTTTCTTCTCTGTGCTgatcttctccttctccttcacatGGTCACTGTGGTTAACCAGCTCTTCTCTATCTGTTCTTTTCTCCGACTTGTCATGTTTCACCTGCACCTCACCCCTCTTAGATGGTTGTCGCTCAAGTTTGACGTCAGGCTTGTTTTTATCATCagctttcttctcctctgctttggGCTTCTTCTCTTCAGATTTACCCTCCGGGGCCTGGTTCTCTTGTACCTTGCTCTGCTTCTCCAACATTTTAGAGACGAGTCCTTGTGTCCTGAAACTCTCcaattttctttccttttccttgcCAACATCTTTCTCATGTTTTTCTCGCAGCTTCGAGATAATGTCTTTGGTTTTGCTGTCGTCTTTTCTCCTGCAgtcttccttcttctccttctctctgacGTCATCCTTTTTCTCCTGTAACTTTGAGATCATATCCAATGTTTTGCTTCCTGTGCTCTGTCTggtttctcttctgtctcttaCCTTActttcctcctgtttctctttctccttgGTCTCATCATTCGCGTCGCTCTCTTTGCTCTCCTGCTTCCGGTATCTACTTGACAGCCGACTTCGCTCCTCTTTCAAACTGTCTTTGCTGTTTCTGTCGTCCACCTTCGTGTCCTTTTCGCTCGAGACACTAGCTTGTCTTCGCAAATCTACTTTCACGTCATCGTTCCCCTCCTGGCTCAGGCCCATCTTCCTCAGATATTCCTGCTTCCTGCTCTCCTTCTTTGACTCACCCTGCAAGAGGACGAACATTAGGGGCATCAGGAGAGTAAAGCAGTTAAACATTCaccaatagcaaaaataaacgATTAAAAACGTCCTCATGAAAGTGTGTGTCTTTAaccaaaataaatcacagcaaaTACAGAATGAGGACAGAATTAAAGACATCTTCAAAGTCCCATTGTTGAAATAACTTATCGGCTATACAGTGCAGCCACACAGTATTTAGAGCATGACATGTACAGTATGATATCAATACAAACACTGCGTCCATTTACTGTGAAACGGCTCCTCGTCCATCTGctcactgtaaacacacacactctctccctgaCATAATGCggcatgtgtgtttacagtcagCACAAGGACAAGGAGCCATTTCTTATGGCGGAGGGATACATTTGCGGCGAGTAGCTTGCAAAGTGTTTGATTTGTGAGTCTCCATCTGTTTTGCTGTGCGAGGCTGTGGCCCTGGCAGATGTAGCCTTAAAAGGCAGTGAGTGTAGAAGCAATCAACCAAGGAATTCCATCAGGCCGGGATTAAGAAGCTCTGCAGGACCATCGACTGAAGTGCCTCACTTTTTTAAACACGCAAGAAATCTGGCTCACTGACACCCGATCGAGGAGGGCTCAGAAGTCTTTTACATCATGTCACGGGAATAAAGGAgttttggttgtgtgtctgttactgttttttttccttgcttGTGAGAGGATGATTAAGGATGTGAAATGGATGTAAGTGAGCCTCAGAGGGGACAACAATGTTTTTCCTGGCATGGAACACAGCTCCACACTATTTATGAGCTGATGAACTCTGGGTGCATGAGGTCCAGTTGGTGGTTTGCTTCAAGCACATGAAAGCTATCATTAGAATACCTCTGGGGCAGTGGTTGTTACGTAAATCTATTGCTCATGAGTGCAAACATTGgatttgagggaaaaaaaaattcttctaAAATCACCCATCTGCAGGATTTTTAATAACAAACTGCTCAGATACAAACATTTTAAGAGGGCTACGGGTCGTACTTATCAAACATTCATTTCTCTTTAAATCAAATCTAAAACATACCAGGTGTCGAATCAAGCATTCACAAACCTCAAATGACTGTTCCCTCTGACTGAGCCTCCCTTTAGGATCGGTCTCCCGTCTGCCGTCCA
It includes:
- the lmod1b gene encoding leiomodin-1: MSRRKMRGLTRTGRQVSEDPDLDNLLSTLSPEEVEELEKDMMKVPDLTPDDGKVIVQGESQPVQPPTSNNVRGAKLDGRRETDPKGRLSQREQSFEGESKKESRKQEYLRKMGLSQEGNDDVKVDLRRQASVSSEKDTKVDDRNSKDSLKEERSRLSSRYRKQESKESDANDETKEKEKQEESKVRDRRETRQSTGSKTLDMISKLQEKKDDVREKEKKEDCRRKDDSKTKDIISKLREKHEKDVGKEKERKLESFRTQGLVSKMLEKQSKVQENQAPEGKSEEKKPKAEEKKADDKNKPDVKLERQPSKRGEVQVKHDKSEKRTDREELVNHSDHVKEKEKISTEKKVVEKESLGKVKKAENTEKLSNCVAKTTPNSKAKEEEEEDEDSSMFDELMEQVRSNDPSLTELNVNNSEVIKTKTLIEFAEALHKNTNVKKVALANCRADDHVAYAIAGTLRSNTSITSINLDSNHLTGKGILSLIQALQHNSTLTELRFQNQRHICGGKTEMEMTKILKENTTLLKLGYHFELAGPRMTTTNILSRNMDRQRQKRLLEQKQAQANGEKKGTLDVPKTGGGGSLRSSPKASPKPSPIPSPMPSPKLTPKRGGGPTPPPPPPPPGGGPPPPPPPMLNVDSLRNSLTPVSQRKLDGKSPGGNKNSRDQLLASIRGSDKKQLKKVPVPKWLQ